A single Lolium perenne isolate Kyuss_39 chromosome 6, Kyuss_2.0, whole genome shotgun sequence DNA region contains:
- the LOC139829688 gene encoding auxin-responsive protein SAUR36-like, with product MIHPKKLSQLAKKWQRKVSAGAGGQQANECCSTVADKGHCVVYAADGARFEVPLAYLGTTVFGELLRMSREEFGFTSSEGGRITLPCDAVVMEYVLCLVRRDASEEVERAFLSSIGGHCHDQDALMGLTNQFVLCI from the coding sequence ATGATCCATCCaaagaagctttcccagctggccAAGAAGTGGCAGAGGAAGGTCTCAGCCGGAGCTGGTGGCCAGCAAGCCAACGAGTGTTGCAGCACAGTCGCTGACAAGGGCCATTGTGTGGTGTACGCCGCTGACGGGGCACGGTTTGAGGTCCCGCTGGCATACCTCGGCACGACGGTCTTCGGCGAACTCCTGAGGATGTCCAGGGAGGAGTTCGGCTTCACGAGCAGCGAGGGAGGCAGGATCACTCTGCCCTGCGATGCCGTAGTTATGGAGTATGTCTTGTGCTTGGTGAGGAGAGATGCCTCTGAGGAGGTCGAGAGGGCGTTCTTGAGCTCCATTGGTGGGCATTGCCATGACCAAGATGCATTGATGGGACTCACCAATCAATTTGTTCTTTGTATTTAG
- the LOC127308223 gene encoding auxin-responsive protein SAUR36 — MVSAKRLSQMIKKWRRVAAVRRKRLMWTAAKEVDECCTSVAVKGHCAMYTADGRRFEVPLVCLSKMIIQELLRMSQDEFGFTSDGRITLPCDATMMEYVMCLLRRNASEEVERAFLSSVVRPCRYGNGLEPSMGVIQQVAVSSF, encoded by the coding sequence ATGGTCAGTGCCaagagactttctcaaatgataaagAAGTGGCGAAGAGTGGCAGccgttaggaggaagaggctcatgTGGACGGCAGCGAAAGAAGTTGATGAGTGCTGCACGTCTGTGGCAGTGAAGGGCCACTGTGCCATGTACACTGCTGACGGGAGGCGGTTCGAGGTGCCATTGGTGTGCCTCAGCAAAATGATCATTCAGGAGCTCCTGAGGATGTCTCAGGATGAGTTTGGCTTCACAAGTGATGGGAGGATCACACTGCCTTGTGATGCAACAATGATGGAGTATGTCATGTGCTTGCTCAGAAGGAATGCATCAGAAGAGGTAGAGAGAGCTTTCCTGAGCTCCGTGGTGAGGCCTTGCCGTTACGGAAATGGTTTGGAGCCATCCATGGGCGTTATCCAGCAAGTAGCTGTTTCTAGCTTCTGA
- the LOC127308228 gene encoding auxin-responsive protein SAUR36 produces the protein MTGMMHSKKLAQLAKKWQRMVAAGQKTADTDGCCSTASVADRGHCVMYTADGSRFEVPLVYLHTMVFSELLRISQEEFGFSSDGKITLPFGASVMEYVMCLIRREASEEVEKAFLSSIARSCHSASCMASMRLNQQFSVCS, from the coding sequence ATGACAGGCATGATGCATTCGAAGAAGCTTGCTCAACTTGCCAAGAAGTGGCAGCGGATGGTGGCAGCCGGCCAGAAGACTGCAGACACGGACGGATGCTGCAGCACTGCTTCTGTTGCAGACAGAGGACATTGTGTCATGTACACTGCTGATGGATCACGGTTCGAGGTCCCATTGGTGTACCTACACACAATGGTCTTCAGTGAGCTCCTGAGGATATCTCAAGAGGAATTTGGCTTCTCTAGCGATGGCAAGATCACATTACCTTTTGGTGCCTCTGTGATGGAGTACGTGATGTGTTTGATTAGGAGAGAGGCATCTGAAGAGGTTGAGAAGGCGTTCCTGAGCTCCATAGCAAGGTCTTGCCACAGTGCAAGCTGTATGGCCTCAATGAGACTTAATCAGCAATTTTCTGTTTGTAGCTAG
- the LOC139829687 gene encoding uncharacterized protein, with protein MAEQASEVESLERILSDVSADPTRLAYGLIKSITSDFSTEIGRGAFGVVYLGTLPNGMVAVKKLSILQDFSDDRFHCEVDCLLKTKHNNIVRFLGYCADTQGELVEHKGRKIMAEVRQRFLCFEYVPNRSLRHYLKEKPQGNEWKTRYGMMKGICQGLQYLHKERINHLDLKPENVLLGAGMEPKITDFGLSRCFDEDHSRTFVKCTAGTRGYIAPEMIEKGEISFKSDIFSLGVIFINLLTRSDNNGDDNWHNSVDVDGPEVEICIEIARTCVEFDQHKRPSIYEINHRLNEMESVQEAANNQMSSIDQNLPPSVSPSCIDNQDSEKTKMESSKQGETSYGSGMGHPRDDGGQCQTSSKVAKMVPQPQQMQVNGLNPADSRMRDAKSVKIDLLEHPDGGSKVDGQSGRDDGLYNNLHDGPEMAMNAVAVGMPAPWFYQGSRSCSMPAGVENLPAAGGSMAQQEQERIARIQHFNQLQLKVMMMKGGHGGAGHVPSLSYPMMPRNEPSQVKQTPPRLMVAVPEVQPPPEDDSDDDFWDDEWDSDDFDDEDLSSARGGGNKIPLPISKNNDPKSGGNEIPPPISKNEKQSTAKESGGNRIPPPISKNSENEIHGQTTKIATRGDHSTGGNHPGIVTNHDSIGGRWRMPQQQHMTGNMPPSQMGGNGWAGDMLRRPLNVGNGGYLPPVPQVSGAAENYMAYMQLQHMAYMQQQQLAFYYQSSFLLVCAIIIIVLVIFQVPVNRCWE; from the exons ATGGCGGAACAAGCAAGTGAAGTTGAATCACTGGAGCGCATATTAAGTGATGTAAGTGCAGACCCAACCAGGCTAGCATATGGACTTATAAAGTCTATTACAAGTGACTTCTCTACAGAAATTGGTCGTGGTGCGTTTGGAGTTGTTTACCTG GGAACTCTTCCAAATGGGATGGTTGCTGTGAAGAAGCTCTCCATATTGCAGGATTTTTCTGATGACCGATTTCATTGTGAGGTTGACTGTCTACTGAAGACAAAACACAACAATATAGTCAGATTTCTAGGCTATTGTGCAGACACACAAGGGGAGCTAGTTGAGCACAAAGGAAGAAAAATTATGGCGGAAGTACGACAAAGGTTTCTATGCTTTGAGTATGTTCCCAACAGAAGTCTTCGGCATTACCTTAAAG AAAAACCTCAGGGAAATGAGTGGAAAACACGTTATGGAATGATGAAGGGAATTTGTCAGGGTCTGCAGTATCTTCATAAAGAACGAATTAATCATTTggatctaaaacctgaaaatgtTCTGCTGGGTGCTGGCATGGAACCGAAAATCACGGACTTTGGCTTGTCAAGATGTTTTGATGAAGACCATTCACGAACTTTTGTTAAATGCACTGCTGGGACAAG GGGATATATTGCACCCGAAATGATAGAAAAAGGAGAAATATCATTCAAGTCAGATATATTCAGTTTGGGCGTCATATTCATAAATCTTTTAACCCGAAGTGATAACAATGGTGATGACAAT tgGCATAATTCTGTAGATGTGGATGGCCCTGAAGTGGAGATCTGCATTGAGATAGCTCGAACCTGTGTGGAGTTTGACCAACATAAAAGACCTtctatatatgagataaatcatagATTGAATGAGATGGAGAGTGTTCAAGAAGCAGCAAATAACCAAATGTCTTCCATAGACCAG AATCTGCCTCCATCAGTGTCGCCTTCTTGCATAGACAACCAAGACTCTGAAAAGACCAAAATGGAGTCAAGTAAACAGGGCGAGACAAGTTACGGCAGTGGCATGGGTCATCCAAGGGACGACGGCGGCCAATGCCAGACAAGCAGCAAAGTTGCAAAGATGGTGCCGCAGCCACAGCAGATGCAGGTAAACGGACTGAATCCAGCTGACTCACGGATGAGGGACGCTAAGTCCGTCAAGATTGACCTCCTCGAGCACCCCGATGGTGGCAGCAAGGTGGATGGCCAGTCCGGTCGCGATGATGGCCTCTACAACAACTTGCACGATGGTCCGGAGATGGCGATGAATGCGGTGGCAGTAGGCATGCCGGCGCCGTGGTTTTACCAGGGCAGTCGCAGTTGCAGCATGCCTGCCGGGGTGGAGAATCTGCCGGCTGCCGGCGGCTCCATGGCGCAGCAGGAGCAGGAGCGCATAGCTCGCATCCAGCACTTTAACCAATTACAGTtaaaggtgatgatgatgaagggcGGCCACGGCGGGGCAGGTCACGTGCCATCATTGTCGTACCCGATGATGCCGCGTAATGAGCCATCCCAGGTGAAGCAAACGCCGCCACGACTTATGGTGGCCGTACCTGAAGTTCAGCCACCCCCCGAGGACGACTCCGATGATGACTTTTGGGACGACGAGTGGGACAGTGATGACTTCGACGACGAAGATCTCAGTAGTGCTCGTGGCGGCGGCAACAAGATCCCTCTGCCGATCAGCAAGAACAACGACCCAAAAAGTGGCGGCAACGAGATCCCTCCGCCAATCAGCAAGAATGAGAAGCAGAGTACTGCGAAAGAAAGTGGCGGCAACAGAATCCCTCCGCCAATCAGCAAGAACAGCGAAAATGAAATCCATGGGCAGACGACCAAGATCGCCACCCGAGGAGATCATTCAACCGGAGGGAACCACCCGGGCATCGTCACAAACCATGACTCGATTGGTGGAAGGTGGCGAATGCCGCAGCAGCAGCACATGACGGGGAATATGCCGCCTAGCCAGATGGGGGGTAATGGGTGGGCGGGCGACATGCTCCGGCGGCCGCTCAATGTGGGCAACGGAGGCTACTTGCCGCCCGTGCCGCAGGTTTCTGGGGCGGCCGAAAACTACATGGCATATATGCAGCTGCAGCACATGGCATATATGCAGCAGCAACAATTGGCATTTTACTATCAGTCTTCCTTTTTGTTAGTATGTGCGATTATTATCATCGTCCTAGTCATTTTCCAAGTGCCCGTCAATAGGTGTTGGGAATAG
- the LOC127308220 gene encoding uncharacterized protein: protein MGGGAAAVGRAYGGGARAAIMLPRLVAAPSAANLHHAEASTMARQAWGWAGVEHRGGVEAAAGTGRRRGGVPGELGMAAASGTGRASSRWRWGRATSRSGQARDGAGDGDRRRRRGVGDGRRGRAASSWPELGDEEDAEERGEVVLQLPHPGHDLVGTAAAAQVPGGGAVPAAAQDEGVLVLEFAANGNLHEKLHGGASPGRRRWRGCDGEMGEDHTCILLWHMYSTLQQWTPTYIFWTNEMLT from the exons ATGGGTGGAGGCGCGGCGGCCGTCGGGCGGGCGTACGGCGGAGGAGCCCGCGCCGCCATCATGCTACCGCGGCTCGTCGCCGCGCCCTCTGCCGCCAACCTCCACCACGCGGAGGCAAGCACCATGGCGAGGCAAGCTTGGGGCTGGGCCGGCGTCGAGCACAGGGGCGGCGTCGAGGCGGCAGCGGGGACGGGGCGTCGTCGAGGTGGCGTCCCAGGCGAGCTCGGGATGGCTGCGGCGTCGGGGACAGGCCGGGCGTCGTCGAGGTGGCGATGGGGACGGGCGACGTCGAGGTCCGGGCAAGCTCGGGACGGGGCCGGCGACGGGGACAGGCGGCGTCGACGTGGCGTCGGGGACGGGCGTCGGGGACGGGCGGCGTCGTCGTGGCCCGAGCTCGGCgacgaggaggatgccgaggagcGTGGCGAGGTCGTGCTGCAGCTCCCGCACCCGGGCCACGACCTCGTCGGAACTGCAGCAGCAGCCCAGGTCCCAGGCGGCGGCGCGGTACCTGCAGCAGCCCAAG ACGAGGGCGTGCTGGTGCTTGAGTTCGCGGCGAACGGGAACCTGCACGAGAAGCTGCACGGCGGGGCAAGTCCAGGACGCAGGCGCTGGAGAGGATGCGATGGAGAGATGGGGGAGGACCACACATGTATTTTACTGTGGCATATGTACAGCACACTGCAGCAGTGGACCCCAACATACATTTTCTGGACCAATGAGATGCTGACTTAA